Proteins found in one Alteromonas macleodii genomic segment:
- a CDS encoding EAL domain-containing protein, whose protein sequence is MPIREISEDFSIEDIVPYFQPIVDLNSQGVWRYECLARLITRGDKTFLPSEFLYLIERDQHVNSLAASMFVQCASYFHDVNIPWNINISAKDLYNQELTNTLITHLASYPAPERVSIEVSASTALSNPKNLTAFIEKSMHAGLGVFIDNVGSCPGNIRALMNLPVRGIKLAGGLIKHYDEQEAVREYVDYLLSLCERHSVSTIAEHVEDEAHLERVKRLPIRYAQGYVFSPPLANVRSATARH, encoded by the coding sequence ATGCCCATACGCGAAATATCCGAGGATTTCTCCATAGAAGATATTGTCCCCTACTTTCAACCCATCGTTGACTTAAATAGCCAAGGAGTGTGGCGATACGAATGCTTGGCACGCCTAATTACGCGAGGGGATAAAACATTTCTGCCCAGCGAATTTCTTTATCTTATCGAACGTGACCAGCATGTAAATTCACTTGCAGCAAGTATGTTCGTGCAATGTGCGAGTTACTTTCACGATGTGAATATTCCTTGGAATATTAATATTAGTGCCAAAGATTTATATAACCAGGAGCTCACCAACACACTTATAACCCATTTAGCGAGTTACCCTGCGCCCGAGCGAGTGAGCATTGAAGTTAGTGCGTCTACAGCACTGTCCAACCCTAAAAACTTAACCGCCTTTATAGAAAAAAGTATGCATGCCGGGCTTGGCGTTTTCATTGACAATGTAGGCTCTTGCCCTGGAAATATCCGGGCTTTGATGAACCTGCCAGTTCGAGGCATAAAGCTAGCAGGCGGGCTAATCAAACATTACGATGAACAAGAGGCGGTAAGAGAGTATGTGGACTATTTATTGTCGCTGTGTGAACGACATAGCGTAAGCACGATAGCTGAACACGTTGAAGATGAAGCGCATTTAGAACGCGTAAAGCGCCTGCCCATTCGCTATGCACAGGGCTATGTATTCAGCCCGCCTTTAGCGAACGTGCGCTCTGCCACAGCACGGCATTAA
- the trmB gene encoding tRNA (guanine(46)-N(7))-methyltransferase TrmB translates to MASGNSREITTSQVGIHDKLDDLVKKYQVSENKRPISEHTQAAFDEVSAWLDADNGFNGEVILDSCCGVGESTANIARANPDARVIGIDKSALRVDKHEHYSAQQDNYRVIRADVNDFWRLVKQSNWKVTQHFLLYPNPYPKKTQVQKRWHGSAAMVDLMAITPNIEVRSNWLIYLMEFAQAAKHYGMVSDLSEVTGDNHMTPFERKYRGSGQSCWKLNCRSEES, encoded by the coding sequence ATGGCAAGCGGTAACTCTAGAGAAATCACCACCTCGCAGGTGGGTATTCACGATAAGTTAGACGACTTAGTAAAAAAGTACCAAGTCAGTGAAAACAAGCGACCGATTAGCGAGCATACGCAAGCCGCCTTTGATGAAGTAAGTGCCTGGCTTGATGCCGATAATGGCTTCAATGGAGAGGTTATTTTAGACTCTTGCTGTGGTGTAGGCGAAAGTACGGCCAACATAGCACGAGCTAACCCCGATGCCCGTGTTATCGGCATTGATAAATCGGCCCTGCGGGTCGACAAGCATGAGCATTACAGCGCGCAGCAGGACAACTATCGGGTGATCCGTGCTGATGTGAATGACTTTTGGCGCTTGGTAAAACAGTCTAATTGGAAGGTGACGCAGCACTTTTTGCTTTACCCTAACCCGTACCCCAAAAAGACCCAAGTTCAAAAGCGTTGGCACGGCAGCGCGGCCATGGTGGATTTGATGGCGATCACCCCTAACATAGAGGTGCGAAGCAACTGGCTTATCTACCTAATGGAATTTGCGCAAGCGGCTAAACACTACGGCATGGTGTCAGACTTATCTGAAGTCACCGGCGACAATCACATGACGCCGTTTGAACGAAAGTACCGAGGTAGTGGACAGTCCTGTTGGAAGCTAAATTGTCGCAGCGAAGAAAGTTAA
- a CDS encoding ABC transporter permease, producing MKTESTQMNTEENVGWFKQNYVALTTIWIKECTRFLRIWVQTLVPPAITMSLYFVIFGSLIGNRIGEMGGFTYMEFIVPGLIMMSVITNSYANVSSSFFSAKFQRNIEELLVSPVPTSVIILGYVGGGVARAILIGIIVTLVSLFFVDVQIHNLGIIALTLLLTSTLFATAGLINAVFAKTFDDISVVPTFVLTPLTYLGGVFYSLTLLPEFWQWVSKANPVVYMVNGFRYGFLGVSDVNVTLSLTLLVGFNALLFSVAYYLLKTGQGIRS from the coding sequence ATGAAAACTGAAAGTACACAAATGAACACAGAAGAAAACGTGGGTTGGTTTAAACAAAACTATGTAGCGCTAACCACGATTTGGATAAAAGAATGCACGCGCTTTTTGCGCATATGGGTACAAACCCTAGTGCCACCTGCTATTACAATGAGCCTTTATTTCGTTATATTCGGTAGCCTTATCGGTAACCGTATTGGCGAAATGGGGGGCTTTACCTACATGGAGTTTATTGTACCGGGTCTCATTATGATGTCGGTGATCACAAACTCTTACGCCAATGTGTCGTCTTCATTTTTTAGCGCAAAGTTCCAGCGTAATATCGAAGAGCTATTGGTATCGCCTGTACCCACCTCGGTCATCATTCTTGGCTATGTGGGCGGCGGTGTAGCACGCGCTATTCTCATAGGAATAATCGTTACCTTGGTGTCGCTATTTTTCGTTGACGTACAAATACATAATTTAGGCATTATTGCGCTGACGTTATTGCTCACCTCTACGTTGTTTGCTACAGCAGGCCTGATTAACGCAGTGTTTGCCAAAACCTTTGATGATATCAGCGTGGTGCCAACGTTTGTTTTAACGCCGTTAACTTATCTAGGCGGCGTGTTTTATTCACTTACGCTATTGCCTGAATTCTGGCAATGGGTGAGTAAAGCGAACCCTGTTGTATATATGGTGAACGGGTTTCGATACGGCTTCTTAGGTGTATCTGACGTAAACGTGACACTGTCGCTGACTTTGTTAGTGGGCTTCAACGCGTTGCTGTTTAGCGTGGCGTACTACTTACTTAAAACCGGTCAAGGTATTCGTAGCTAA
- a CDS encoding ABC transporter ATP-binding protein, translating into MKALDIKGLTKTYKGGVQALKGVDLTVQEGDFFALLGPNGAGKSTTIGIISSLVNQTNGSVSVFGYDLTTQKEQAKACIGLVPQEFNFNQFETVLQIVLNQAGYYGVPRSVAKERAKKYLAQLDLWEKRDARARELSGGMKRRLMIARALMHEPKLLILDEPTAGVDIEIRRSMWGFLEEINRQGITIILTTHYLEEAEMLCRNIAIINKGTIVENTSMKALLSKLNVETFVLDIKAANGVSTTDNLLTGFEHRLIDDHTLEVDVEKTEGLNPVFTQLSEKGVQVMSMRNKSNRLEELFVRLVESAKQAS; encoded by the coding sequence ATGAAAGCGTTGGACATTAAAGGGTTAACCAAAACCTACAAAGGTGGCGTACAGGCACTAAAAGGCGTCGACCTTACAGTACAAGAAGGAGACTTCTTTGCATTACTTGGCCCTAATGGGGCGGGTAAATCTACCACCATTGGCATTATAAGCTCACTTGTTAATCAAACTAACGGTAGCGTTTCGGTGTTTGGTTATGATCTCACAACGCAAAAAGAACAAGCTAAAGCCTGCATTGGTCTGGTACCACAAGAGTTCAACTTCAACCAGTTTGAGACCGTACTACAAATTGTGCTTAACCAAGCTGGGTACTATGGCGTACCGCGTAGTGTTGCGAAAGAACGCGCTAAAAAATACCTTGCTCAACTGGATCTATGGGAAAAGCGCGATGCCCGCGCCCGCGAGTTATCAGGTGGTATGAAACGCCGCTTAATGATTGCTCGTGCGTTAATGCATGAACCAAAGCTACTTATTCTAGATGAACCAACTGCAGGCGTAGATATTGAAATTCGCCGCTCTATGTGGGGCTTTTTAGAAGAAATAAATCGTCAGGGTATTACCATTATCCTCACCACCCACTACCTTGAAGAAGCAGAGATGCTGTGCCGCAATATCGCCATTATTAACAAGGGCACCATTGTAGAGAACACCAGCATGAAGGCGCTGCTGTCTAAGCTTAATGTAGAAACCTTTGTGTTAGATATTAAAGCCGCAAATGGCGTATCGACCACAGACAACTTGCTAACCGGTTTCGAGCACCGCTTGATTGACGACCACACCCTTGAAGTTGATGTAGAGAAGACCGAAGGACTAAACCCAGTTTTCACGCAACTCAGTGAAAAGGGCGTTCAAGTAATGAGTATGCGCAACAAATCAAATCGCCTGGAAGAATTGTTTGTGCGTTTAGTTGAATCAGCGAAACAAGCTAGCTAA
- the pdsR gene encoding proteobacterial dedicated sortase system response regulator, which yields MPKTIALVEDDAAIRENYIMALKAQGYSVNAYEDRPSAAEAFNHTLPDLAIIDIGLKDEIEGGFMLCQQLRGLSQTLPIIFFTARDNDVDTISGLRMGADDYLTKDISMAHLLARIAALFRRTDLLAAPTEQKDELKVGDLKVDVSRMTVSWQNQPVLLTVTEFWMLHALIKRPGHVKSRQQLMDESRMVVDDTTITSHIKRMRKKFVQLDANFDHIDTVYGMGYRWQL from the coding sequence ATGCCAAAGACAATTGCATTAGTGGAAGATGATGCGGCCATTCGCGAAAACTACATTATGGCGCTTAAAGCGCAGGGCTATAGCGTAAATGCCTATGAAGACAGACCATCTGCGGCCGAAGCGTTTAACCACACCCTACCCGACTTAGCCATTATTGATATTGGTTTGAAAGATGAAATAGAAGGTGGCTTTATGCTGTGCCAGCAACTGCGAGGTCTTTCTCAAACCCTTCCCATTATCTTTTTTACTGCGCGGGATAACGATGTCGATACTATTAGTGGCCTTAGAATGGGCGCGGATGATTACCTAACTAAAGATATCAGCATGGCCCATCTGCTAGCCCGAATTGCCGCACTGTTTAGACGTACTGATTTACTTGCTGCCCCCACAGAGCAAAAAGATGAACTAAAAGTAGGTGACTTGAAAGTAGACGTATCGAGAATGACGGTAAGCTGGCAAAACCAACCTGTTTTACTGACGGTAACAGAGTTCTGGATGCTGCACGCACTCATCAAGCGACCAGGTCATGTAAAAAGCCGTCAACAGCTTATGGATGAGTCGAGAATGGTAGTAGACGACACCACCATTACGTCTCACATAAAACGTATGCGCAAGAAATTTGTGCAGCTTGACGCAAACTTTGATCATATCGATACCGTGTACGGTATGGGGTATCGCTGGCAGCTTTAA
- the pdsS gene encoding proteobacterial dedicated sortase system histidine kinase has translation MGFRFSIRLQLMVLSLFLFTIPYLGYNYVWELEQYLRNGQEQTMIGTARAVATALHERPALFDSQSAYLQDVRPGTDLYAPPIPYPIQLDGELNDWQQVSELMSEYGSDEVIEYYNDFAGEPTSLSFKHMVGRYGQFLYAMFEVNDDALLWRQPNSLSVETGDHLLIGMETPQGELARYVVAPYESGWVNAYKLASNTSTTRAIENALSIQGRWQETATGYNVELRFPLSMTTGGLAFSLVDVDDENSRLKQYALGTANTKELAELGTVITPSPEIERILAGLKYADSRVWVVDKHKRVLARAGDIQSATGIKVDKKEAPSNAVWHWIESEWLLPLYYQILTRPPSDFIDELDDAYALVGQDLGTALNGQPESLWRLSPDNKAIVLSAAYPIFIEGNVMGAVIVEQTTNGIRTLRNRALEQLFHVILAVMTIGTLGLLLFATRISNRIRSLRDNTEAVIDDNGKIIGALPVSNQRDEIGDLSRSFADVLSRLQQYNSYLENMASRLSHELRTPIAVVKSSLDMLSHVNDADQQAVFVERAQSGVNRLSTILNSMSEATRLEQAIEQEDLETFDIIKVIDGCVQGYRHAYAQRKWTFSSTDNSLLIKGSPELIAQLFDKIVSNAVDFSKDNDEITVKLEKNDKSVRLSVSNPGPLLPKGMKSQLTQSMVSVRKENDVQNATNSPHLGLGLYIANMIATFHKGQLFLNDREDGTGVIVTVSLPL, from the coding sequence ATGGGATTTCGCTTTTCTATCCGCCTTCAGCTTATGGTGCTGTCGTTGTTCCTATTCACCATTCCCTACTTGGGCTATAACTACGTGTGGGAGCTTGAGCAATACCTTAGAAATGGTCAAGAGCAAACCATGATAGGTACGGCGCGAGCCGTTGCCACTGCACTTCACGAACGACCCGCTTTATTTGATAGTCAATCAGCTTATCTTCAAGACGTACGCCCTGGTACAGACCTTTACGCACCGCCTATTCCTTATCCTATTCAGCTAGATGGCGAACTTAACGACTGGCAGCAAGTTAGCGAATTAATGAGCGAGTATGGCAGTGATGAAGTCATTGAGTATTACAACGACTTTGCCGGCGAGCCCACTAGCCTGTCGTTTAAACATATGGTGGGACGCTACGGTCAATTTCTGTATGCCATGTTTGAAGTCAATGATGACGCGCTGTTATGGCGGCAACCCAATAGCTTAAGCGTAGAAACGGGCGACCATTTACTTATCGGCATGGAAACCCCACAAGGCGAACTAGCAAGATACGTTGTTGCGCCCTATGAAAGTGGTTGGGTAAACGCGTACAAACTTGCTAGCAATACGTCTACAACACGGGCAATAGAGAACGCCCTTTCAATTCAGGGTCGCTGGCAGGAAACTGCCACTGGCTACAATGTTGAATTGCGCTTTCCGCTGTCTATGACCACAGGCGGTTTAGCATTTTCACTCGTCGATGTTGATGATGAGAACAGCAGGTTGAAGCAATACGCGTTAGGCACAGCAAATACAAAAGAGCTCGCTGAGTTGGGCACTGTCATAACACCCTCCCCTGAAATTGAGCGTATTTTGGCGGGATTGAAATATGCCGATTCAAGGGTGTGGGTTGTGGACAAGCACAAACGCGTGCTCGCTCGCGCTGGTGATATTCAATCAGCTACAGGCATTAAAGTCGATAAAAAAGAAGCCCCATCCAATGCGGTTTGGCATTGGATAGAAAGTGAGTGGTTACTTCCGCTTTATTACCAAATTCTTACCCGTCCACCTTCCGACTTTATCGACGAGTTAGACGATGCCTATGCACTCGTGGGGCAGGATTTAGGTACGGCGTTAAATGGTCAGCCTGAATCACTTTGGCGCTTGTCACCCGATAACAAAGCTATTGTACTTTCTGCTGCCTACCCTATTTTTATTGAAGGTAATGTAATGGGGGCGGTAATTGTAGAACAAACTACTAATGGCATTCGCACATTGCGAAACCGAGCCCTAGAGCAACTTTTCCACGTTATTTTAGCAGTAATGACCATAGGTACATTAGGACTACTGCTATTCGCTACGCGAATCTCAAATCGTATCCGTTCTCTTCGTGATAACACCGAAGCTGTCATTGATGACAATGGTAAAATTATTGGCGCACTGCCGGTATCTAACCAACGTGATGAAATTGGCGATTTATCCCGTTCATTTGCCGACGTCCTTTCACGCTTACAGCAATACAACTCTTATCTAGAGAACATGGCCTCTCGTTTGTCTCATGAGCTAAGAACACCTATCGCTGTGGTGAAGTCATCGTTAGACATGCTTTCTCACGTTAATGATGCTGACCAACAAGCGGTGTTTGTAGAAAGAGCTCAGTCAGGCGTAAATCGTCTAAGCACAATATTAAACAGTATGAGCGAGGCTACGCGATTAGAGCAAGCGATTGAGCAGGAAGACTTAGAAACCTTTGATATTATCAAGGTGATTGACGGATGTGTTCAGGGCTATCGGCACGCGTATGCGCAAAGAAAATGGACCTTTAGTTCCACTGACAATAGTTTGCTTATTAAGGGGTCACCCGAACTTATTGCTCAACTTTTCGATAAAATTGTGTCAAACGCTGTGGACTTCAGCAAAGACAATGATGAAATCACCGTTAAACTAGAAAAGAACGACAAATCTGTTCGGTTGTCGGTAAGTAACCCTGGGCCTCTACTTCCCAAAGGAATGAAGAGTCAGCTTACTCAATCCATGGTGTCGGTAAGAAAAGAAAATGACGTACAAAACGCGACTAACTCTCCTCACTTAGGGCTAGGACTTTATATCGCGAACATGATAGCCACTTTTCATAAAGGTCAGCTCTTCTTAAATGACAGGGAAGATGGCACGGGCGTCATTGTTACCGTAAGTTTGCCTCTCTAG
- a CDS encoding TonB-dependent receptor encodes MKNTKLTMGAQTIAAALAFGSGAVMAQEEVESCSDATSTECEAVSDEAIELIKIHGVQQSIYRYNKSGDPRRLADLVDTPQTISVLTQDQIQESGRTDLRDILQAQAGVTLGTGENGNAFGDRYIIRGHEARSDVFVDGLRDPGMTTRESFATERVEITKGPSSTFAGRGSSGGAVNSITKKASTAYNFGRVDAAVGTDEHTRLTVDLNKTLSETSAVRLNGLYSSEDKPGREGIERDREGVQLSYVNQPTDRLSFTGDLYYLNAEDIPDLGSYYDRDAGYPLEDIPVYAQDEDFQNSEVTTFTLRTEYDISDNVRFYNATRVGKTENEYITTGMRGTNRDATDPTAPGAYTLSLSNHQGWQEVDYVTTQFNLFWDTAFAGVDHRFVFGFEYTDESVDNGVFNMDYTNPSNCLTSGRRGVSESYCLLDGEGNMVDNINSLMGKAYTRGDADALFDIETYSLYVMDTFELTDNFNVFAGLRVDSYDYSNQTSSDLYEFSDELYNGHLGLVYDVTENGNIYASYSTATNINGGESDLGANCGYGGICGTPEQASQADPEQVENIELGTKWSLFNEKLVANAALFRITKSDVHESVGDAYSTLGTLNTGENRVEGIEFGLSGDITDKLSIQASAAFMDSEILESYSEDNIGLALSNFADESFYIQMRYQPNEKFAFGGDYSYQSEMYGGQPDTAAGYSAETGEYSIVVPDYQVVNLFANYYHSDSLTFRVNIGNLFDEEYWTAAYRSGAFMYIGDGRNITGTVSYEF; translated from the coding sequence ATGAAAAACACTAAATTAACTATGGGCGCACAGACCATTGCAGCGGCACTTGCATTTGGTAGTGGCGCAGTAATGGCTCAGGAAGAAGTAGAATCGTGTAGTGATGCAACTTCGACAGAATGTGAAGCCGTCTCTGACGAAGCAATAGAACTGATTAAAATTCACGGCGTACAGCAATCTATCTACCGCTACAATAAATCTGGCGATCCTCGTCGCTTAGCAGACCTTGTTGATACACCACAAACCATTAGCGTTCTTACTCAAGACCAAATTCAAGAAAGCGGAAGAACAGATCTTAGAGATATCTTGCAAGCACAGGCAGGTGTAACTTTAGGTACGGGTGAGAATGGTAATGCTTTTGGTGACCGCTATATTATTCGTGGTCATGAAGCACGTAGCGACGTATTCGTTGATGGGCTTCGCGATCCAGGCATGACAACCCGCGAAAGCTTCGCAACTGAGCGTGTTGAAATTACAAAAGGCCCTAGCTCTACTTTTGCCGGTCGCGGTTCTTCAGGTGGTGCGGTTAACTCTATCACCAAAAAGGCGTCTACCGCTTATAACTTCGGCCGTGTTGATGCCGCAGTTGGTACCGATGAGCACACGCGTTTAACCGTTGATCTAAACAAAACGCTTAGTGAAACCAGCGCGGTGCGCCTAAACGGACTTTACTCGTCAGAAGATAAACCTGGACGTGAGGGTATCGAGCGCGACCGCGAAGGTGTGCAGCTTTCTTATGTGAATCAGCCTACTGACCGCTTGTCGTTCACCGGCGACTTGTATTACCTCAATGCAGAAGACATTCCTGACTTAGGTAGCTATTACGATCGTGATGCAGGCTATCCGCTTGAAGATATTCCTGTGTACGCACAAGATGAAGACTTCCAAAACTCGGAAGTAACCACATTCACCTTGCGAACTGAATATGATATTAGCGATAACGTGCGTTTTTATAACGCAACCCGTGTAGGTAAAACGGAAAACGAATATATTACCACAGGGATGCGAGGCACTAACCGTGACGCGACAGACCCTACTGCGCCAGGCGCTTACACCCTATCGCTTAGCAACCACCAAGGTTGGCAGGAAGTTGACTACGTGACTACACAGTTCAACCTTTTCTGGGATACGGCTTTCGCAGGCGTTGATCACCGCTTTGTATTCGGTTTTGAATATACAGACGAGTCGGTAGACAACGGCGTGTTCAATATGGACTACACCAATCCATCGAACTGTTTAACCAGCGGCCGCCGCGGTGTATCTGAAAGCTATTGCTTGTTAGATGGCGAAGGTAACATGGTTGATAATATCAACTCGCTAATGGGTAAAGCTTATACCCGTGGCGATGCTGATGCCCTATTCGACATTGAAACTTACTCGCTATACGTAATGGACACCTTTGAGCTTACCGATAACTTTAATGTTTTCGCTGGTCTTCGCGTAGATAGCTATGACTATAGCAACCAAACCTCTAGCGACCTTTACGAGTTCTCAGATGAACTGTACAACGGTCATTTAGGGCTAGTTTATGATGTGACCGAAAACGGAAACATCTACGCTTCGTATAGCACGGCAACGAACATAAACGGCGGTGAATCAGATCTAGGTGCTAACTGTGGTTATGGTGGTATTTGTGGTACGCCAGAGCAAGCGTCTCAAGCTGATCCAGAGCAGGTTGAAAACATTGAGTTAGGTACTAAGTGGTCACTGTTCAATGAAAAGCTTGTAGCAAACGCAGCACTATTCCGCATCACTAAGAGCGACGTACACGAAAGTGTCGGTGATGCTTACTCAACGCTCGGTACATTGAACACAGGTGAAAACCGTGTAGAAGGTATTGAGTTTGGTTTAAGCGGTGATATCACAGATAAGCTTAGCATCCAGGCGTCTGCTGCATTTATGGATTCTGAAATTCTTGAGTCTTACAGCGAAGACAATATCGGTCTTGCGCTAAGCAACTTCGCTGACGAAAGCTTCTACATTCAAATGCGCTATCAGCCTAATGAGAAGTTTGCCTTTGGTGGAGACTACAGCTACCAGTCGGAAATGTATGGCGGTCAACCAGATACCGCAGCGGGCTATAGTGCTGAAACCGGTGAGTACTCTATCGTAGTTCCTGACTATCAAGTGGTTAACCTATTCGCTAACTACTATCACTCAGACTCACTGACTTTCCGTGTTAATATTGGAAATTTATTTGATGAAGAATACTGGACGGCAGCCTACCGTTCTGGCGCCTTCATGTATATCGGTGATGGTCGCAACATTACAGGTACCGTTAGCTACGAATTTTAA
- a CDS encoding Fe2+-dependent dioxygenase yields MIIIDDLLTKSDVAQFRQQLNDVPFVDGKNTAMGMAAGVKNNGQADAQDKRVQQLANQLLSKLGNHPKVISAALPQRIFPPCFNRYSESQTYGYHVDAAIMRIPNTPDVLRSDMSMTIFLTDKDDYEGGELVIQTGFGEQKVKCDAGSAILYPSSSLHKVTPVTKGERIAAITWLQSMVSDQQMRETLFQLDQSIQSLVNAGTAERGQLDGLHHVYHNLVRKFSQL; encoded by the coding sequence ATGATTATTATTGATGACTTATTGACGAAGAGCGATGTTGCGCAGTTTCGTCAGCAGCTTAACGACGTTCCCTTTGTTGATGGCAAAAATACGGCGATGGGTATGGCTGCAGGCGTCAAAAATAACGGTCAGGCAGATGCACAGGACAAACGTGTTCAGCAGCTGGCTAACCAATTGCTAAGCAAATTAGGTAACCACCCCAAAGTTATCTCCGCCGCCCTTCCTCAACGTATTTTCCCGCCGTGCTTTAACCGCTACAGCGAATCGCAAACCTATGGCTATCACGTAGACGCCGCCATTATGCGTATTCCGAATACGCCCGATGTCTTACGCAGCGATATGTCGATGACGATTTTTCTTACAGATAAAGATGACTACGAAGGCGGTGAACTTGTTATTCAGACAGGATTTGGCGAGCAAAAAGTTAAATGCGATGCCGGAAGCGCCATACTCTATCCATCTTCAAGTCTACACAAGGTCACGCCTGTCACTAAAGGCGAACGTATTGCCGCTATCACCTGGCTGCAAAGTATGGTGAGCGACCAGCAAATGCGTGAAACGCTTTTTCAGCTTGACCAAAGTATACAGTCACTGGTCAACGCCGGCACCGCTGAACGAGGGCAGCTTGATGGACTTCATCATGTTTACCATAACTTGGTAAGAAAGTTTTCTCAGCTTTAA
- a CDS encoding methylamine utilization protein, producing the protein MKYKTLFTALFLMACSSMALGQNAQTASFSITLNDSDGEPVDNGVFLFEPQFEVDEHQMPHQKPAVMNQIDKQFEPHVLVVKAGTEVTFPNADNLFHHVYSFSPTKQFELKLYKEFTAEPLRFENAGIVDIGCNIHDWMLGYIVVSDSPYFGKTDNEGQSSISLPHGEYTVRFWHPQVEGEKALPAQSISVSADTQVTWALNTNIIRDDGFDSGFGDY; encoded by the coding sequence ATGAAATATAAAACACTTTTTACCGCCCTTTTTCTTATGGCTTGTTCAAGTATGGCCTTAGGACAAAATGCTCAAACCGCTAGCTTTTCTATCACGCTGAATGATAGCGATGGTGAGCCTGTCGATAACGGCGTATTTCTATTTGAGCCCCAGTTTGAGGTGGATGAGCATCAAATGCCACACCAAAAGCCAGCCGTAATGAATCAAATAGATAAACAGTTTGAACCTCACGTGCTTGTAGTAAAAGCGGGTACTGAAGTGACTTTCCCTAATGCGGATAATTTGTTTCACCACGTCTATTCATTTTCACCTACGAAACAATTCGAACTAAAGCTCTATAAAGAGTTTACGGCAGAGCCTTTACGATTTGAAAATGCAGGTATTGTGGATATTGGCTGTAATATTCATGATTGGATGCTGGGCTACATTGTAGTCTCAGACTCTCCTTATTTTGGTAAAACTGATAATGAGGGGCAGTCTTCAATTTCACTTCCTCATGGTGAGTACACTGTCCGTTTTTGGCACCCGCAGGTGGAAGGTGAAAAAGCGCTACCTGCACAGTCCATTTCTGTGTCTGCCGATACACAAGTAACATGGGCACTTAATACAAACATAATTAGGGATGACGGATTCGATTCTGGTTTCGGCGACTATTGA